One Devosia lacusdianchii genomic window carries:
- a CDS encoding acyl-CoA dehydrogenase, with the protein MTFALIAISLVVFAVLALRESPLWQWGVAVLVIGLLSGVGFPESGVAYGLGFGSWLLLVIGAVLLLLSVEAIRKPVLITPVYGAVRSILPRVSRTEQEALDAGTVGWDAELFSGRPDWSRLNAIRPLTLTAEEQAFLDGPTNEVCAMIDDWDTRNNRADLSPEVWQFLKDKGFLGMLIAKEHGGLGFKAQAQSMIVSKIASRSVAAGITVMVPNSLGPGELLEKYGTHEQKEKYLGRLAKGLDVPCFALTGVHSGSDAGGMRDIGVVTKGTYQGKEVLGVKLSFDKRYITLAPIATLVGLAFILKDPDNHLGRGDNIGITLALVPHDHPGVEIGRRHFPARQAFMNGPVRGKDVFIPMEFLIGGTEYAGQGWRMLMECLSTGRAISLPAIGTTSIKQALRVTSAYARVRRQFGIPVGIMEGVAEPLGEMVKRAYTYEASRRLTASMVDEGQRPAVISALLKYRTTEAMRESVDDSFDIHGGRAIQDGPGNYLFGGYMATPVAITVEGANILTRTLMTFAQGVLRAHPFLYKEIEAAQNKDRKAGIDQFDLAFGGHTRFMLRNITASFLHGVSNGAFASTPNQGPMAGWYRKLHRYSQAFALTADWTTVFLGGQLKRKQKLSGRMADILGELYLMSATLRRFEDEGRIAEDKPLVDAIMADRIAAMEKTFGEVFANFPNGLMANAMRFLCFPLGRHGKPATDRVNYRFVRAVLRPGAFRDRLTTGTYVSMDPNDVTGVLEDAFIKVTEAEEIEAKFVKAARKGVIERRLDRDAIDDAVAAGVLNDNEAGIMRAADEATDRVVKVDDFAPDELVAEHKHRAAAE; encoded by the coding sequence GTGACCTTTGCGCTTATCGCCATCAGCCTCGTCGTCTTCGCCGTTCTTGCGCTGCGGGAGAGTCCGCTTTGGCAATGGGGCGTGGCGGTCCTGGTGATCGGGCTGCTATCTGGCGTCGGCTTTCCGGAAAGTGGTGTCGCCTATGGGCTCGGGTTTGGCAGCTGGTTGCTGCTGGTGATCGGCGCCGTCCTGCTGCTGCTGAGTGTCGAGGCTATTCGCAAGCCGGTGCTGATCACCCCGGTCTACGGCGCTGTCAGATCCATCCTGCCGCGCGTCAGCCGCACCGAGCAGGAAGCGCTGGATGCCGGCACGGTGGGCTGGGACGCGGAACTCTTTTCCGGCCGGCCGGACTGGAGCAGGCTCAATGCCATTCGGCCGCTGACCCTGACTGCCGAAGAGCAGGCTTTCCTCGATGGTCCGACCAATGAGGTCTGCGCCATGATCGACGATTGGGACACGCGCAATAATCGCGCCGATCTATCGCCGGAAGTCTGGCAGTTCCTCAAGGACAAGGGTTTCCTCGGCATGCTGATTGCCAAGGAGCATGGCGGCCTCGGCTTCAAGGCGCAGGCGCAGTCGATGATCGTTTCCAAGATCGCCAGCCGCTCAGTAGCGGCGGGGATCACCGTCATGGTGCCCAATTCGCTCGGGCCGGGCGAACTGCTGGAAAAGTACGGCACGCATGAGCAGAAAGAGAAATATCTGGGGCGGCTGGCCAAGGGGCTGGACGTGCCGTGTTTTGCGCTGACCGGTGTGCATTCGGGGTCGGATGCGGGTGGCATGCGTGATATCGGCGTGGTCACCAAGGGGACTTACCAGGGCAAGGAGGTGCTGGGCGTCAAGCTTAGCTTCGACAAGCGCTACATTACCCTGGCGCCAATCGCCACGCTGGTGGGGCTGGCCTTCATTCTCAAGGACCCGGACAATCATCTGGGTCGCGGCGACAATATCGGCATCACGCTGGCGCTGGTGCCGCATGACCATCCGGGGGTCGAAATCGGTCGCCGCCATTTCCCGGCGCGGCAGGCCTTCATGAATGGGCCAGTGCGCGGCAAGGACGTGTTCATTCCGATGGAATTTTTGATCGGCGGTACCGAGTATGCCGGGCAGGGCTGGCGCATGCTGATGGAGTGCCTGTCGACGGGGCGGGCGATTTCGCTGCCGGCGATCGGCACGACCTCGATCAAGCAGGCGCTGCGGGTGACCTCGGCCTATGCGCGGGTACGGCGGCAGTTCGGCATTCCCGTTGGCATCATGGAAGGCGTGGCCGAGCCGCTCGGCGAGATGGTCAAGCGTGCCTATACCTATGAAGCGAGCCGGCGGCTGACCGCGTCGATGGTGGATGAGGGGCAGCGTCCGGCGGTGATTTCGGCGCTGCTCAAATATCGGACCACCGAGGCGATGCGCGAGAGCGTCGATGACAGCTTCGATATCCATGGCGGCCGCGCCATCCAGGATGGACCGGGAAATTACCTGTTTGGCGGCTATATGGCGACACCGGTGGCGATCACGGTGGAGGGCGCCAACATATTGACGCGTACGCTGATGACCTTTGCGCAGGGCGTGCTGCGGGCGCATCCGTTCCTCTACAAGGAAATCGAGGCGGCGCAGAACAAGGACAGGAAGGCCGGCATCGACCAGTTCGATCTGGCGTTCGGCGGGCATACGCGGTTCATGCTGCGCAATATCACGGCCAGTTTCCTGCATGGCGTTTCCAATGGCGCCTTTGCCTCGACGCCGAACCAGGGGCCGATGGCCGGCTGGTATCGCAAGCTCCATCGCTATTCGCAGGCCTTTGCGCTGACGGCGGACTGGACCACGGTGTTCCTGGGCGGGCAACTCAAGCGCAAGCAGAAGCTGAGCGGTCGCATGGCTGATATCCTGGGCGAGCTTTACCTGATGTCGGCGACGTTGCGCCGATTCGAGGACGAGGGTCGCATTGCCGAGGATAAGCCGCTGGTCGATGCCATCATGGCGGACCGGATCGCGGCGATGGAAAAGACCTTTGGCGAGGTGTTCGCCAATTTCCCCAATGGGCTGATGGCCAATGCCATGCGCTTCCTGTGCTTCCCGCTGGGGCGGCATGGCAAGCCGGCGACCGACCGGGTGAATTACCGGTTCGTGCGGGCGGTGCTGCGGCCGGGCGCGTTCCGCGATCGGCTGACTACGGGCACTTATGTGTCCATGGACCCCAATGACGTGACCGGCGTTCTGGAAGATGCGTTCATCAAGGTGACCGAGGCCGAGGAGATCGAGGCCAAGTTCGTCAAGGCGGCGCGCAAGGGCGTGATCGAGCGCCGGCTGGATCGCGATGCGATCGACGACGCCGTGGCGGCGGGCGTGCTTAATGACAATGAGGCCGGGATCATGCGGGCGGCGGACGAAGCCACCGATCGCGTGGTGAAGGTGGACGACTTTGCACCGGATGAGTTGGTGGCGGAACATAAGCATCGCGCTGCCGCGGAATAG
- a CDS encoding long-chain-fatty-acid--CoA ligase has protein sequence MDTTIDTAAPLRPWISSYPDGIAWDVELDIRPVHEQVLAACAKNPSGTALDFLGGTTSFGELAKKIIAFAGALQRQFGIKKGSRVALMLPNTPFYPIAYYAVLRAGGIVVNCNPLYTVHELSHITRSAGADLMITLDLQQIFEKAEKLVQAGEVKSLVVCHFPDALPWPKKILFSVAKRKDLARLSASPVADKIAHFHDMIARNETPEAVVIDSKTDIAVQQYTGGTTGLPKGALLTHANIAANMSQIDKWGCGLFYPPSKVIAVLPFFHIFAMTVCMNVPLCNGTQVVMLPRFELKALLNVFARTRANVLPAVPTLLNAIARADHVTAEQLASLEVAISGGAALPDEVRAAFGKKSKAILAEGYGLTEASPVVCCAALRVPSKPMSIGLPLPATDIRFVNIDTNQPVGIGEDGELQVKGAQVMAGYYENPEATNEAFMDGWLRTGDVGHMDEDGYVFLVDRIKDLIICSGFNVYPRTIEEALMTHEAVEETNVIGVPDDYRGEAPVAFVKLKPGKTVTEAELKHFVAERLNKIEMPKEIIFKDALPKTLIGKLSKKELRTEYAQTRAARK, from the coding sequence ATGGACACGACGATCGATACCGCCGCCCCGCTCCGCCCCTGGATATCAAGCTACCCCGACGGCATTGCCTGGGATGTCGAACTCGATATCCGCCCCGTCCATGAGCAGGTCCTGGCCGCCTGCGCCAAGAACCCCTCCGGCACCGCCCTCGATTTCCTCGGCGGCACCACCAGCTTTGGCGAACTTGCCAAAAAGATCATCGCCTTCGCCGGGGCCCTGCAACGCCAGTTCGGCATCAAGAAGGGCAGCCGCGTCGCCCTGATGCTGCCCAATACGCCCTTCTATCCCATTGCCTACTACGCCGTGCTGCGCGCCGGTGGCATCGTGGTCAATTGCAACCCGCTCTACACCGTCCACGAACTGAGCCACATCACCAGGAGCGCCGGTGCCGACCTGATGATCACGCTGGATCTGCAGCAGATCTTCGAGAAAGCCGAGAAGCTGGTCCAGGCGGGCGAGGTCAAGTCGCTGGTCGTCTGCCACTTCCCCGACGCTCTGCCATGGCCCAAGAAGATCCTCTTTTCGGTCGCCAAACGCAAAGACCTGGCCAGGCTGAGCGCCTCGCCCGTCGCCGACAAGATCGCCCATTTCCACGACATGATCGCCCGCAACGAGACACCTGAAGCGGTGGTGATCGACTCCAAAACCGACATTGCCGTCCAGCAATATACTGGCGGCACCACCGGCCTGCCCAAGGGCGCCCTGCTGACCCATGCCAATATCGCGGCCAATATGAGCCAGATCGATAAATGGGGCTGTGGTCTCTTCTACCCGCCCAGCAAGGTCATCGCTGTCCTGCCCTTCTTCCACATCTTCGCGATGACGGTGTGCATGAACGTACCGCTGTGCAACGGCACCCAGGTGGTCATGCTGCCGCGCTTTGAGCTCAAGGCGCTACTCAACGTCTTCGCCCGCACCCGCGCCAATGTCCTGCCCGCGGTGCCCACCCTGCTCAACGCCATTGCCCGCGCCGATCATGTGACCGCGGAGCAATTGGCGAGCCTGGAAGTCGCCATCTCCGGCGGCGCCGCCCTGCCCGACGAAGTCCGTGCGGCGTTCGGCAAGAAATCCAAAGCCATCCTCGCCGAGGGCTACGGTCTCACCGAGGCCTCGCCCGTGGTTTGCTGTGCCGCCCTACGCGTCCCCAGTAAACCCATGTCCATCGGCCTGCCCCTGCCCGCCACCGATATCCGCTTCGTCAATATCGACACCAATCAGCCGGTCGGCATCGGCGAAGATGGCGAATTGCAGGTCAAGGGCGCGCAGGTCATGGCCGGCTATTACGAAAATCCCGAAGCCACCAACGAGGCCTTCATGGATGGCTGGCTGCGCACAGGCGACGTCGGCCACATGGATGAGGACGGTTACGTCTTTCTCGTCGATCGCATCAAGGATCTCATCATCTGCTCCGGCTTCAATGTCTATCCACGCACCATCGAGGAAGCGCTGATGACCCACGAGGCCGTCGAGGAAACCAATGTCATCGGCGTCCCCGACGATTATCGCGGCGAAGCCCCGGTTGCCTTCGTCAAGCTCAAGCCCGGCAAGACCGTCACCGAGGCGGAGCTCAAGCACTTCGTCGCCGAGCGTCTCAACAAGATTGAAATGCCCAAGGAAATCATCTTCAAGGATGCGCTCCCCAAGACGCTGATCGGCAAGCTCAGCAAGAAGGAGCTGCGCACCGAATACGCGCAAACCAGGGCGGCCAGGAAGTGA
- a CDS encoding MerR family DNA-binding protein, which produces MNRPEPENRDLFAIADLAKEFGISTRAIRFYEAKGLLAPERVGATRIFRRRDRARLILILRGKRLGFSLRDISDYLSLYDANRGQQVHLLVGMVDERLASLERQRADLETTIAELREIKKLADERLEKAG; this is translated from the coding sequence GTGAACCGCCCCGAGCCCGAAAATCGCGACCTGTTCGCCATTGCCGATCTCGCCAAGGAGTTCGGCATCTCGACCCGTGCTATCCGCTTCTACGAAGCCAAGGGCCTGCTCGCCCCCGAGCGCGTCGGCGCCACCCGCATCTTCCGCCGAAGGGATCGCGCTCGCCTGATCCTCATCCTGCGCGGCAAACGCCTCGGCTTCTCGCTGCGCGATATCTCGGACTATCTGAGCCTCTACGACGCCAATCGCGGCCAGCAGGTTCACCTGCTGGTCGGCATGGTCGACGAACGCCTGGCCTCCCTCGAACGCCAGCGCGCCGACCTCGAAACCACCATCGCTGAGCTCCGCGAGATCAAGAAACTCGCCGATGAACGGCTGGAAAAGGCGGGATGA
- a CDS encoding UvrB/UvrC motif-containing protein codes for MSSRSNHLRLVALNKQMADAAEAMDFELAARLRNEIARLKGEAPVVESDDGGLSVTVGQPPPGAMGLGTQVPVRQPPKGWVKPKKPDAMTRHVKGRRE; via the coding sequence ATGTCATCGCGATCCAATCATTTGCGCCTGGTGGCGTTGAACAAGCAGATGGCTGATGCGGCTGAGGCGATGGATTTTGAGCTGGCGGCGAGGCTGCGCAATGAAATTGCGCGGCTCAAGGGCGAGGCTCCGGTGGTCGAGAGTGATGATGGCGGGTTGAGCGTGACGGTGGGTCAGCCGCCGCCGGGGGCGATGGGGCTGGGGACGCAGGTGCCGGTGCGACAGCCGCCCAAGGGGTGGGTCAAGCCGAAAAAGCCGGATGCGATGACCAGGCATGTGAAGGGGCGGCGGGAGTAG
- a CDS encoding cisplatin damage response ATP-dependent DNA ligase: protein MKRFAQLLELLALTPSRTRKLMALTQYFREVPDPDRGYALAVLTGALTFRNVKPALLKETVLAEVDETLFAMSYDYVGDLGETIALIWPHHGAEGDLPGQEDLPGLTELIELFNTTSKAELPKLIAALLTRAGINERWALVKLATGALRIGVSARLAKTALSEMSGVDVQEIEEVWHGLKVPYLDLFAWLDGKAERPDIDQSARFHPLMLSNPIDEEKDLGRFDPKDFSAEWKWDGIRVQLVLGGGTVSLFSRTGDDIATAFPDIVENVHGVAVLDGELLVGRDFEPGSFNDLQQRLNKKVASAKHLKESPAFIRVYDMLFDGREDVRTLGWTERRRRLETWFAANPQTRLDLSEVLPFADWDDLAKQRRQGADEHGHEGVMIKLRSSPYVPGRPKGFWFKWKRDPNVVDAVLMYAQRGHGKRSSFYSDYTFGVWKGNEIVPIGKAYFGFTDEELKLLDKWIRANTVQAFGPVREVRKELVFEVAFDSAQESTRHKSGVALRFPRISRIRWDKPASEAGTLEDMMVFVGST from the coding sequence ATGAAGCGCTTCGCCCAATTGCTCGAACTGCTGGCCCTCACGCCGTCGCGGACGCGGAAGCTCATGGCGCTGACGCAGTATTTCCGCGAGGTGCCTGACCCCGATCGCGGCTATGCGCTGGCGGTGCTGACCGGGGCGCTGACGTTTCGCAATGTGAAGCCGGCTTTGCTGAAGGAGACGGTGCTGGCCGAGGTGGACGAGACGCTGTTCGCCATGAGCTACGACTATGTCGGGGATCTGGGTGAGACGATTGCGCTGATCTGGCCGCATCACGGGGCGGAGGGCGATTTGCCTGGGCAGGAGGACCTGCCCGGGCTGACGGAGCTTATCGAGCTGTTCAATACGACCAGCAAAGCCGAACTGCCCAAGCTGATCGCGGCCTTGCTGACGCGGGCCGGGATCAACGAGCGCTGGGCGCTGGTGAAGCTGGCGACCGGGGCGTTGCGGATCGGGGTGTCTGCACGGCTGGCGAAGACGGCGCTGAGCGAGATGAGTGGCGTGGATGTGCAGGAGATCGAGGAGGTCTGGCACGGGCTCAAGGTGCCTTATCTCGATCTGTTCGCGTGGCTGGATGGCAAGGCGGAGCGGCCGGATATCGACCAGTCGGCGCGGTTTCATCCGCTTATGCTGAGCAATCCCATCGACGAGGAGAAGGACCTGGGGCGGTTCGATCCCAAGGATTTCTCGGCCGAATGGAAGTGGGACGGTATCAGGGTGCAGCTCGTGCTCGGCGGGGGCACGGTGTCGCTATTTTCGCGGACTGGCGACGATATTGCGACCGCGTTTCCTGACATTGTCGAGAATGTGCACGGGGTCGCGGTGCTCGATGGGGAGTTGCTGGTAGGCCGGGATTTTGAGCCTGGCTCATTCAATGACTTGCAGCAGCGGCTGAACAAGAAAGTGGCCTCGGCCAAGCATCTTAAGGAGAGCCCGGCGTTCATTCGCGTCTATGACATGCTGTTCGATGGGCGAGAGGATGTGCGCACGCTTGGCTGGACCGAGCGGCGCAGGCGGCTGGAGACATGGTTTGCGGCCAATCCGCAGACGCGGCTGGATTTGTCCGAGGTGCTGCCCTTCGCCGATTGGGACGACCTCGCCAAACAGCGGCGGCAGGGGGCGGATGAGCATGGTCATGAGGGGGTGATGATCAAGCTGCGCAGTTCGCCCTATGTGCCGGGGCGGCCCAAGGGGTTTTGGTTCAAGTGGAAGCGCGATCCCAATGTGGTGGATGCGGTGCTGATGTATGCGCAGCGCGGGCATGGCAAGCGCAGCTCGTTCTATTCGGACTATACGTTCGGCGTGTGGAAGGGGAACGAGATCGTGCCGATCGGCAAAGCGTATTTCGGGTTTACCGACGAGGAGCTGAAGCTGCTCGACAAGTGGATCCGCGCCAATACGGTGCAGGCGTTCGGGCCGGTGCGCGAGGTGCGCAAGGAACTGGTGTTCGAGGTGGCGTTCGACTCGGCGCAGGAGTCGACACGGCACAAGTCGGGGGTGGCGTTGCGGTTTCCGCGGATCAGCCGGATACGCTGGGATAAGCCGGCGAGCGAGGCGGGGACGCTGGAGGATATGATGGTGTTTGTGGGTAGTACCTGA
- a CDS encoding ligase-associated DNA damage response exonuclease produces MASQILDRNLHIRAIDAYIDPSVPRERAIITHGHADHARSGHGAVLATPDTIAIMKTRYGEDCAGRFEPLDFGVPLRIDDVTITLVPAGHVLGSAQVLVEQGGQRVVVTGDYKRLADRTAQAYELVECDLLVTEATFGLPVFQHPHPRLEIARLLKSVADQPERCHMVGCYALGKAQRVVGLLRDAGWDQPIYLHGAMIRLCELYEERGVPLGTLIPATGMAKADMAGQIVIAPPAAIRDRWSRRFPDPVTCQASGWMSVKQRARQALVELPLVISDHCDWGELQQTISETRAETVWVTHGREDALVYWCRQQGLQAEPLNIQGFEDDGGEGAEE; encoded by the coding sequence ATGGCCAGCCAGATCCTCGACCGTAACCTGCATATTCGCGCCATCGACGCTTATATCGACCCCTCGGTGCCACGAGAACGGGCGATTATCACGCATGGGCATGCGGACCATGCGCGGTCTGGTCATGGGGCGGTGCTGGCGACGCCCGATACGATCGCGATCATGAAGACGCGCTATGGCGAGGATTGTGCCGGGCGGTTCGAGCCGCTGGATTTTGGCGTGCCCCTCCGGATCGATGACGTGACGATCACGCTGGTGCCGGCTGGGCATGTGCTGGGTTCGGCGCAGGTGCTCGTCGAGCAGGGTGGGCAGCGGGTGGTGGTGACCGGCGATTACAAGCGGCTCGCCGATCGGACCGCGCAGGCCTATGAATTGGTGGAATGCGATCTGCTGGTGACCGAGGCGACATTTGGGTTGCCGGTGTTTCAGCATCCGCATCCGAGGCTGGAGATTGCACGGCTGCTGAAATCGGTGGCCGACCAGCCGGAGCGCTGCCACATGGTGGGGTGCTATGCGCTGGGCAAGGCGCAGCGGGTGGTCGGGCTGTTGCGCGATGCGGGGTGGGACCAGCCGATTTATCTGCATGGCGCGATGATCCGGCTGTGCGAACTTTATGAGGAGCGCGGCGTGCCGCTGGGGACGCTGATCCCGGCGACGGGCATGGCCAAGGCCGATATGGCGGGGCAGATCGTGATCGCGCCGCCGGCGGCGATCCGCGACCGGTGGAGCCGGCGGTTTCCCGATCCAGTGACGTGCCAGGCATCGGGATGGATGAGCGTCAAGCAGCGGGCAAGGCAGGCTCTGGTGGAATTGCCGCTGGTGATCTCCGACCATTGCGACTGGGGCGAATTGCAGCAGACCATAAGCGAAACCAGGGCCGAGACCGTGTGGGTGACGCATGGGCGGGAGGATGCGCTGGTCTATTGGTGCCGCCAGCAGGGCCTGCAGGCCGAGCCGCTCAATATCCAGGGTTTCGAGGACGATGGCGGGGAGGGCGCGGAAGAATGA
- a CDS encoding insulinase family protein, whose product MSYHEAFELIRDERIAETNSQAQLFRHKKTGAEVLSLSNDDENKVFGITFKTPPEDSTGIAHILEHSVLCGSRKYPVKKPFVELIKGSLNTFLNAMTFPDKTAYPVASQNLKDFYNLVDVYLDAVFFPLISEDTFRQEGWHYELEDVNAPLVYKGVVFNEMKGVFSSPDSVMRDIVQRSLYPDVTYGKSSGGDPKVIPELTYQQFKRFHQTFYHPSNTRAFFSGDDDAGERLAILDAYFSQFERAPVDAEVKLQPRFNAPRQIVATYAGNKDAGKARDGMVSVNWMVDPAADRTEALSRGMLGYLLAGNAAAPLRKALTESGLGESMTGGGIEGGLRQPMATFGMKGIDAADAGKVEALILKTLADIADKGFSAEQLAAAANTFEFSLRENNTGGYPRGMIYMFNALGTWLHGGDPIAPLAFEDALTAIKEKAGKGHFEAEIRRLFLDNTHRTTVTLSADPEQGAREAAREAEILADVRKGLDQAALEATVAATERLKALQEEVDDPALLAKIPTLGLADLPREGKTVPIEIGSLAEARLFYHDLPTLGILYLDFGFDLHVLDKELLPYLPLFGRALLQTGTSKEDFVSLTQRIGRTTGGVAQHRALSARQGSDGSAAWFFLSGKAVPDNFEAMLAIMGDVLLDARLDNRERFKQMALEEKAGFEARLVPSGNAIVDTRLKSGLTEASWIGEQLGGVSYLNFLRELVQRVDSDWAGVEAALVRIRDTLFNRGRMVVNVTADGALWGRAKGEIESFLGRLPNGDFAFADWAIDYAPKSEGLIIPAQVNYVGKGANLRALGFELTGASSVVLKFLNTTYLWDKVRVQGGAYGGSSRFDLTSGNFSFLSYRDPNLLKTIDAYDGASKALNAGIGENDLTRSIIGVIGDVDGYEFPDAKGYSSMWRELTGTTDAIRQRRRDEILGTNVADFRRMAEAVDAVAKHGHVVVLGGEAAIIAANDKRPGLLAVSKVM is encoded by the coding sequence ATGTCCTATCACGAAGCCTTCGAACTCATCCGTGACGAGCGTATCGCGGAGACCAATTCGCAGGCGCAATTGTTCCGGCACAAGAAGACCGGCGCCGAGGTGCTGAGCCTCAGCAATGACGACGAGAACAAGGTGTTCGGCATCACCTTCAAGACGCCGCCGGAGGATTCGACGGGCATTGCCCATATTCTCGAGCATTCGGTGCTGTGCGGGAGCCGCAAATATCCGGTCAAGAAGCCGTTCGTGGAGCTGATCAAGGGATCGCTGAACACCTTCCTCAATGCCATGACCTTTCCGGACAAAACCGCCTATCCGGTGGCCAGCCAGAACCTCAAGGATTTCTACAACCTGGTCGATGTGTATCTCGACGCGGTGTTTTTTCCGCTGATCAGCGAGGACACGTTCCGCCAGGAAGGCTGGCACTACGAGCTTGAGGATGTGAACGCGCCGCTGGTCTATAAGGGCGTGGTGTTCAACGAGATGAAGGGGGTGTTCTCGTCGCCGGACTCTGTGATGCGCGACATTGTCCAGCGCTCGCTTTACCCCGATGTCACCTATGGCAAGAGCTCGGGTGGCGATCCCAAGGTCATTCCGGAACTGACCTATCAGCAGTTCAAGAGGTTTCACCAGACCTTCTACCATCCGTCCAATACGCGGGCGTTCTTCTCCGGCGATGATGATGCCGGCGAGCGGCTGGCGATTCTGGATGCGTATTTTTCGCAGTTCGAGCGCGCGCCTGTTGATGCCGAGGTGAAGCTGCAGCCGCGGTTCAATGCGCCGCGGCAGATCGTGGCGACCTATGCCGGCAACAAGGATGCGGGCAAGGCGCGGGACGGCATGGTCAGCGTCAACTGGATGGTCGATCCGGCCGCGGATCGGACGGAGGCACTGAGCCGGGGCATGCTGGGCTATCTCCTGGCGGGTAATGCGGCGGCGCCCTTGCGCAAGGCGCTGACGGAATCGGGGCTGGGCGAGAGCATGACCGGCGGCGGTATCGAGGGCGGGTTGCGCCAGCCCATGGCGACGTTCGGCATGAAGGGGATCGACGCTGCCGATGCGGGCAAGGTCGAGGCGCTGATCCTCAAGACGCTTGCCGACATTGCCGACAAGGGGTTTTCGGCCGAGCAATTGGCGGCAGCGGCCAACACGTTCGAGTTTTCGCTGCGCGAGAACAATACCGGCGGCTATCCGCGCGGCATGATCTATATGTTCAACGCACTGGGCACCTGGCTGCATGGCGGCGATCCGATTGCGCCGCTGGCCTTTGAGGATGCGCTGACGGCGATCAAGGAAAAGGCGGGCAAGGGGCATTTCGAAGCCGAAATCCGCCGGCTGTTCCTCGACAACACGCATCGCACCACGGTGACGCTGAGTGCCGACCCGGAGCAGGGGGCGCGCGAGGCGGCCAGGGAAGCCGAAATCCTTGCCGATGTGCGCAAGGGGCTGGATCAGGCGGCGCTGGAGGCCACGGTTGCAGCGACCGAGAGGCTCAAGGCGTTGCAGGAGGAGGTCGACGATCCGGCGCTGCTGGCCAAGATTCCGACGCTGGGTCTGGCCGACCTGCCGCGTGAGGGCAAGACGGTGCCGATCGAGATCGGCAGCCTGGCCGAGGCGCGGCTGTTCTATCATGACCTGCCGACGCTGGGGATTTTGTATCTCGATTTCGGCTTCGACCTGCATGTGCTCGACAAGGAGTTGCTGCCCTACCTGCCGCTGTTCGGGCGGGCGCTGCTGCAGACGGGCACCAGCAAGGAAGATTTCGTGTCGCTGACCCAGCGTATCGGGCGCACCACGGGTGGTGTTGCGCAGCACCGGGCCCTGTCGGCGCGGCAGGGCAGCGATGGCAGCGCGGCCTGGTTCTTCCTGTCGGGCAAGGCGGTGCCGGATAATTTCGAAGCCATGCTCGCCATTATGGGCGACGTGCTGCTCGATGCGCGGCTGGACAACCGGGAACGCTTCAAGCAGATGGCGCTGGAGGAAAAGGCGGGGTTCGAGGCCCGGCTGGTGCCGTCGGGCAATGCCATTGTCGATACGCGGCTCAAATCGGGGCTGACCGAGGCGAGCTGGATTGGCGAGCAATTGGGCGGCGTCAGCTATCTCAACTTCTTGCGCGAACTGGTGCAGCGGGTCGATAGTGACTGGGCCGGCGTCGAGGCGGCGCTAGTGCGCATTCGCGATACGCTATTCAATCGCGGCCGCATGGTGGTCAATGTTACCGCCGATGGCGCGCTGTGGGGCCGGGCCAAGGGCGAGATCGAGAGCTTCCTCGGGCGGCTGCCCAATGGCGATTTTGCTTTTGCCGACTGGGCCATCGATTATGCGCCGAAGTCGGAAGGGCTGATCATTCCGGCGCAGGTCAATTATGTGGGCAAGGGCGCTAACCTCAGGGCGTTGGGGTTCGAGTTGACCGGGGCGTCATCAGTGGTGCTCAAATTCCTCAACACCACCTATCTCTGGGACAAGGTGCGCGTGCAGGGCGGGGCCTATGGCGGATCTAGCCGGTTCGACCTGACCTCAGGCAATTTTTCGTTCCTCAGCTATCGCGATCCCAATCTGCTCAAGACCATCGATGCCTATGATGGGGCCAGCAAGGCGCTCAATGCCGGTATTGGCGAGAACGATCTGACGCGCTCGATCATCGGGGTGATCGGGGATGTGGATGGCTATGAATTCCCCGATGCCAAGGGCTATTCGTCGATGTGGCGGGAGCTGACGGGCACGACGGACGCGATCCGGCAGCGGCGGCGGGATGAGATTTTGGGGACTAATGTGGCGGACTTCCGGCGCATGGCGGAGGCGGTGGACGCGGTGGCGAAGCATGGGCACGTGGTGGTGCTGGGCGGCGAGGCGGCGATTATCGCGGCCAATGACAAGCGGCCGGGGTTGTTGGCGGTTAGCAAGGTGATGTGA